One region of Rhodocaloribacter litoris genomic DNA includes:
- a CDS encoding porin, producing the protein MRTRRLSWLLVLVALLWTVPAFGQETDDENEGPEIHGFLRPDWLMQKVDDPFRESLRVFHFLTRSRLYVQGTYEGIRYRVELGLTGPEAEIPVSRSGFWGMPQILQDFYADIPFPGLEKVYVRLGQFKVPAGLEGLTYSAEMPFVDRSIVHDFLGLMRDYGGALHAYPGENVSLVLAVQSGLGRSIPNRYLPEEFGFPFLTARLQLGPNRGHDLFRLAPRLAGETAEVRIGANLTYHRDVVAGHSTALNVWNKEKPILLQGGWNAFVGQRPLEAGTLLIAGADVSMGFPTEDGQLWLQGQVTHGQYENDYGDVAATAFFAQGTYDLAQVGFGLRYALVSLDNLGGDRMGRRVIQEVTPMLTYRLRNNVKIILDGDILLDAPVAVEKDVGVYVLTDQPDQIGQETIERQDVFNFRAAVQVGF; encoded by the coding sequence ATGCGTACACGACGACTGAGCTGGCTTCTGGTACTGGTGGCCCTGCTGTGGACCGTGCCGGCCTTCGGCCAGGAAACGGACGACGAGAACGAAGGGCCCGAAATCCACGGCTTCCTGCGGCCCGACTGGCTCATGCAGAAGGTCGACGATCCCTTCCGGGAAAGCCTGCGGGTGTTTCACTTCCTCACGCGGTCGCGCCTGTATGTGCAGGGAACCTATGAGGGCATCCGCTACCGGGTCGAACTGGGCCTGACGGGGCCGGAAGCCGAAATACCGGTCTCCCGCTCGGGCTTCTGGGGCATGCCGCAGATCCTGCAGGATTTCTATGCGGACATTCCGTTCCCCGGCCTGGAGAAGGTGTACGTCCGGCTGGGGCAGTTCAAGGTACCCGCCGGCCTCGAAGGCCTGACCTATTCGGCCGAGATGCCCTTCGTGGATCGCTCCATCGTCCACGACTTTCTCGGCCTGATGCGGGACTACGGCGGGGCCCTCCATGCCTATCCGGGGGAGAACGTCTCGCTGGTCCTGGCCGTGCAGAGCGGGCTGGGCCGGAGCATCCCCAACCGGTACCTGCCGGAGGAGTTCGGCTTCCCCTTCCTGACGGCCCGCCTGCAACTGGGACCGAACCGGGGGCATGACCTTTTCCGGCTGGCTCCCCGGCTCGCGGGTGAGACGGCGGAGGTACGGATCGGGGCCAACCTTACCTACCACCGGGACGTCGTCGCCGGGCACTCCACCGCCCTCAACGTGTGGAACAAGGAAAAACCCATCCTGCTGCAGGGCGGCTGGAACGCCTTCGTCGGCCAGCGGCCGCTGGAGGCCGGGACCCTGCTCATCGCCGGGGCCGACGTGTCCATGGGCTTCCCCACCGAGGACGGGCAACTCTGGCTGCAGGGGCAGGTCACCCACGGCCAGTATGAGAACGACTACGGCGACGTGGCGGCCACCGCCTTCTTCGCCCAGGGTACCTACGACCTGGCCCAGGTCGGCTTCGGCCTGCGCTATGCCCTGGTCAGCCTGGACAATCTCGGGGGAGATCGGATGGGGAGGCGCGTCATCCAGGAAGTGACCCCCATGCTGACCTACCGGCTGCGTAACAACGTGAAGATCATCCTGGATGGCGACATCCTGCTGGACGCGCCGGTGGCCGTGGAAAAAGACGTCGGCGTCTATGTCCTGACCGACCAGCCCGACCAGATCGGCCAGGAGACCATCGAGCGGCAAGATGTCTTCAACTTCCGGGCAGCCGTGCAGGTGGGGTTCTGA